A genome region from Manihot esculenta cultivar AM560-2 chromosome 5, M.esculenta_v8, whole genome shotgun sequence includes the following:
- the LOC110615159 gene encoding xylan glycosyltransferase MUCI21: protein MAIVFLLFLVLCFIILTNFSFIWRSRNSILSSNENFAEMPRAKLRTITRRDRQLHCGSQISCDRTQLRYDLCSVNGSTVLDPTTSTFFVVGPANLNSVEKIKPYPRKFEDFIMAQIKELTITLSPTSPPCQIQHSAPALVFSVGGYTGNFFHDFNDGIIPLFITVNTIFPDQDFVIVVSEAPDWWVTKYGDLLNTFTRHPIVTLKDTNTHCFPSAIFGLISHGFMTINQTLMPNHRTFLHFRALLEKAYNQKGLNLNPPTSSPGWARPRLLLASRKGSTGREIVNENEVIKAMEETGFEVIVFEPKYNTSLVESYALVNSSHALVGVHGAALTHSLFLRAGAVFLQVVPIGVEWASEAFFGRVGRGLELEYMEYRIGAEESSLVEKYGSESLLVKDPHGVQVQGKGWPGEIMDIYLKEQNVKLDLRRFRKFLKIAYSKARRFMDREG, encoded by the exons ATGGCAATTGTCTTCTTGCTCTTTCTGGTGTTGTGCTTCATAATCTTGAcgaatttttctttcatttggcGATCAAGAAATTCAATTCTTTCATCAAACGAGAATTTTGCAG aGATGCCACGTGCAAAATTGAGAACGATTACCCGACGAGACCGGCAGTTACATTGTGGAAGTCAAATCAGCTGCGACCGCACTCAGTTGCGCTATGATCTCTGCTCAGTCAATGGTTCAACTGTTTTGGACCCCACAACCTCTACTTTCTTCGTTGTAGGCCCCGCGAATCTAAATTCtgttgaaaaaataaaacccTATCCTCGGAAATTCGAAGATTTCATCATGGCCCAAATCAAAGAACTCACTATTACCTTAAGCCCAACAAGCCCGCCATGCCAAATCCAACACAGCGCTCCAGCCCTGGTTTTCAGCGTCGGCGGCTACACCGGAAACTTCTTTCACGACTTCAATGACGGAATCATCCCTCTCTTCATCACCGTCAACACCATCTTCCCCGACCAAGACTTCGTCATCGTTGTCTCCGAAGCTCCTGACTGGTGGGTCACCAAGTACGGAGATTTGCTAAACACATTCACGAGACACCCGATCGTAACGCTCAAAGATACAAACACCCACTGCTTCCCGTCAGCAATATTTGGCCTAATCTCGCATGGCTTCATGACGATAAACCAAACCCTAATGCCTAACCATAGAACGTTCCTGCATTTCAGGGCTCTACTAGAGAAAGCATataaccaaaaaggtttgaaTTTGAACCCTCCAACTTCAAGCCCAGGGTGGGCACGCCCACGGCTGTTGCTTGCGAGCCGCAAGGGAAGCACAGGACGTGAGATTGTGAATGAAAATGAAGTAATCAAGGCGATGGAAGAAACGGGTTTTGAAGTGATTGTTTTTGAACCCAAGTATAACACCTCCCTGGTTGAATCTTATGCGCTGGTGAATTCAAGCCATGCATTGGTTGGGGTGCATGGGGCGGCGCTTACGCACTCGTTGTTTCTCCGTGCAGGGGCGGTGTTTTTGCAGGTGGTTCCGATTGGGGTCGAGTGGGCATCGGAAGCTTTTTTTGGAAGGGTAGGAAGAGGGTTGGAGCTGGAGTATATGGAGTATAGGATTGGAGCGGAAGAGAGTAGCTTGGTGGAAAAATATGGGAGTGAGAGCTTGCTGGTGAAGGATCCTCATGGTGTTCAAGTTCAGGGAAAAGGGTGGCCTGGTGAGATAATGGATATATACTTGAAGGAGCAAAATGTAAAGCTTGATTTAAGAAGGTTTAGGAAATTTTTGAAGATTGCTTATAGCAAGGCCAGGCGGTTCATGGATAGGGAGGGTTGA